A genomic segment from Haloarcula limicola encodes:
- a CDS encoding S8 family serine peptidase, translated as MSVRRLIAVVLGGTLVVSLVAVTGFTGAAATDDPSAASVPGPDIEAERVSPDDSTAAVDPALRNATGTVDIFVRLDAETDTDTDRPTTVTGLKVRSNRTQTPVLQYAAARGGASVENRFWLVDGVLLRADLDRVNLTRIAALDGVASLALFPESSETTDSSVSASGASMPDPNRSEWAAVSRPGTQRRAEADRSAEPAWQVTATNASAVWSEYDTRGDGTRVAVLDRGIAPAHPTLSLYTENESDPTYPGGWAEFDADGRRVPDSRPHLESAHGQSTSGLVAADGTGRYRAMGVAPDTQLMHGLVESRASAIAGLEWAIENDADVVSISRTQSGPTARYDPLVRAVWRAQRLGTVVVASTGNEGAGYVSAPGKIYETVGVGAHDTDGRVTAFSGSSRRALFSGPYSRDRSRVVRYPRTWPLAYDKPDVVAPGTDLPVPYGTNGTGTFRGTSGAAPVAAGTLALAESAAGRDVHPGVLQTALRCSARPPANAADLDATRYGGGTVDAYATTERVVEGQGIRGAVRTEDGERIEQAHVAVSDCAYYSSHSGTYGLSTAAGEQMLTVDAPGYRSKTVTVGVPDGEYVERTVRLERAGVVERWNDTYAEDFEADDVGTVRAAVADLRAVRLETGENNTVDPSRISVEIEYDAHETGGLYDRSSLELGSRYRLSTPQTNYVLFHVTVDGEYAGRLDLDATLYGDGESATRDVTATFSEPTPPETATPTQTATPAPTETATPRSMETATATDTPVATPTPTQTSTRPAPATPPSTETPTRAVPTSTATASDQSTASAPSSPAPESDGDGSVPESEIATDESPSRATATPVRGTARSTVTPTTATADATADGSRTASATTDSDTSVTAGGGAPRSSRPVSEGTPTRSDSSGPSNGATPGTETAALLSVAAVLGALLVGSRVL; from the coding sequence ATGAGCGTTCGACGGTTGATCGCCGTCGTCCTCGGGGGGACGCTCGTGGTGTCGCTCGTCGCTGTGACGGGATTCACCGGCGCGGCCGCGACAGACGACCCGAGCGCGGCGTCGGTCCCGGGACCAGACATCGAAGCGGAGCGAGTTTCGCCCGACGATTCGACCGCCGCCGTCGACCCCGCGCTCCGGAACGCGACCGGCACCGTCGATATCTTCGTTCGATTGGACGCGGAAACCGACACCGATACCGACCGGCCGACGACGGTGACGGGGCTGAAAGTCCGGAGTAACCGGACGCAGACACCGGTTCTGCAGTACGCGGCCGCCCGCGGCGGGGCCAGCGTCGAGAACAGATTCTGGCTCGTCGACGGCGTCCTTCTCCGGGCCGATCTCGACCGCGTGAACCTCACTCGAATCGCGGCGCTCGACGGCGTCGCGTCGCTCGCGCTGTTCCCGGAGTCGTCGGAAACGACTGACAGTTCGGTGAGTGCGTCGGGGGCGTCGATGCCGGATCCGAACCGTTCCGAGTGGGCTGCGGTGTCACGGCCGGGCACGCAGCGCCGAGCCGAAGCTGACCGGTCGGCGGAACCGGCGTGGCAGGTCACCGCGACGAACGCCTCGGCGGTGTGGTCGGAGTACGACACTCGCGGGGACGGGACCCGAGTCGCCGTCCTCGACAGAGGAATAGCGCCCGCCCACCCGACGCTGTCGCTCTACACCGAGAACGAGAGCGACCCGACCTACCCCGGCGGCTGGGCCGAGTTCGACGCTGACGGGCGTCGCGTGCCCGATTCCCGCCCGCATCTCGAAAGCGCCCACGGGCAGTCGACCAGCGGGCTGGTCGCCGCCGACGGCACCGGTCGGTACCGAGCGATGGGCGTTGCGCCCGACACGCAGTTGATGCACGGACTCGTCGAGAGCCGCGCGTCGGCGATCGCGGGCCTGGAATGGGCGATAGAGAACGACGCGGACGTCGTCAGCATCAGCCGCACTCAGAGCGGGCCGACCGCCCGCTACGACCCGCTGGTCCGGGCGGTCTGGCGCGCACAGCGACTCGGCACCGTGGTCGTCGCTTCGACGGGGAACGAGGGGGCCGGCTACGTCTCGGCACCCGGGAAAATCTACGAGACGGTCGGCGTCGGTGCCCACGACACCGACGGCCGCGTGACGGCGTTCTCCGGGTCGAGTCGGCGGGCGCTCTTCTCGGGTCCGTACAGCCGGGACCGCAGTAGGGTCGTCCGGTATCCCCGGACGTGGCCGCTGGCCTACGACAAGCCCGACGTGGTCGCGCCCGGGACCGACCTCCCGGTGCCGTACGGGACGAACGGGACCGGCACCTTCCGGGGGACGAGCGGAGCCGCGCCGGTAGCCGCCGGGACTCTCGCGCTCGCTGAGAGCGCCGCCGGTCGGGACGTCCATCCCGGGGTCTTGCAGACGGCGCTGCGCTGTTCGGCGCGCCCGCCCGCTAACGCCGCCGACCTCGACGCGACCCGCTACGGCGGGGGCACCGTCGACGCCTACGCGACGACCGAGCGAGTCGTCGAGGGGCAGGGGATCCGCGGGGCGGTGCGTACCGAGGACGGGGAGCGCATCGAACAGGCTCACGTCGCCGTCAGCGACTGCGCGTACTACAGCTCGCACAGTGGCACCTACGGGCTCTCGACCGCCGCCGGCGAGCAGATGCTGACGGTCGACGCGCCCGGCTACCGCTCGAAGACCGTCACTGTCGGCGTTCCCGACGGCGAGTACGTCGAGCGGACGGTCCGCCTCGAACGCGCAGGCGTCGTCGAGCGCTGGAACGACACCTATGCCGAGGACTTCGAAGCCGACGACGTGGGGACCGTCCGCGCGGCGGTCGCGGACCTCCGCGCGGTCCGCCTCGAAACTGGCGAGAACAACACCGTCGACCCCTCACGAATCTCCGTCGAGATCGAGTACGACGCTCACGAGACCGGCGGACTGTACGACCGGTCGTCCCTGGAACTCGGAAGCCGCTATCGGCTGTCGACGCCGCAGACGAACTACGTCCTGTTCCACGTCACCGTCGACGGCGAGTACGCGGGCCGGCTCGACCTCGACGCGACTCTCTACGGCGACGGCGAGTCGGCGACGCGGGACGTGACCGCGACGTTCTCGGAACCGACGCCGCCGGAGACGGCGACCCCGACCCAGACAGCAACCCCTGCCCCGACGGAGACCGCGACGCCGCGGTCGATGGAGACGGCCACGGCGACGGACACACCGGTCGCGACACCTACGCCGACCCAAACTTCGACTCGACCCGCTCCCGCCACACCACCGTCCACGGAGACGCCGACACGAGCGGTACCGACGTCGACCGCGACGGCATCGGACCAGTCGACAGCGTCGGCTCCGTCTTCGCCGGCTCCCGAGAGCGACGGCGACGGGTCGGTCCCGGAGAGCGAAATCGCGACGGACGAGTCACCGAGCCGAGCGACGGCGACGCCTGTGAGGGGTACGGCCCGGTCGACGGTGACGCCGACGACCGCGACGGCGGATGCGACTGCCGATGGATCCCGGACCGCGTCCGCTACGACGGACAGCGATACGTCGGTAACGGCCGGCGGTGGCGCACCGAGATCCTCGCGACCGGTTAGCGAGGGGACGCCGACGCGGTCGGATAGTTCGGGACCGTCGAACGGGGCCACACCCGGAACCGAGACGGCGGCGCTGCTGAGCGTCGCGGCCGTCCTCGGTGCGCTCCTCGTCGGCAGCCGAGTACTGTAA
- a CDS encoding SDR family oxidoreductase, with protein MDVAVIGANGGIGREVVRRLADAGHDPIGVVRDDTQFEAVRERGGEPRLGDLEGEFARALEGADAVVFTAGAGGDTGWDKTLLVDLWGARRSIEACVEQGIDRFVMISSYRAGEPLAAPDAIRPYLVAKRCADDALRSSPLDATILRPTALTDDAETGQISTAFGPEDEDGDEIPRADVAQTVVACLDTEATIGETIRLFGGDTPIEQAINPDE; from the coding sequence ATGGACGTCGCAGTGATCGGTGCGAACGGAGGAATCGGCCGCGAAGTAGTTCGGCGACTCGCGGACGCCGGACACGATCCGATCGGTGTTGTACGCGACGACACGCAGTTCGAGGCAGTTCGCGAGCGTGGCGGGGAGCCCCGGCTGGGTGATCTGGAAGGGGAGTTCGCCCGGGCGCTCGAAGGCGCTGACGCGGTGGTGTTCACCGCCGGTGCCGGCGGGGACACCGGCTGGGACAAGACGCTGTTAGTCGATCTCTGGGGAGCGCGCCGAAGTATCGAGGCGTGTGTCGAGCAGGGTATCGACCGCTTCGTGATGATCAGTTCGTACCGGGCCGGCGAACCGCTCGCCGCGCCGGACGCGATTCGACCGTACCTGGTCGCCAAGCGATGCGCTGACGACGCTCTCAGGTCGTCACCGCTCGACGCCACGATTCTGCGTCCCACCGCGCTCACCGACGACGCGGAAACGGGGCAGATATCGACGGCTTTCGGACCCGAGGACGAGGACGGCGACGAGATCCCGCGTGCCGACGTCGCACAGACAGTCGTCGCCTGTCTCGATACCGAGGCGACAATCGGCGAGACGATCCGACTCTTCGGCGGTGACACCCCCATCGAACAGGCAATCAACCCCGACGAGTGA